From a single Bombus terrestris chromosome 17, iyBomTerr1.2, whole genome shotgun sequence genomic region:
- the LOC105667058 gene encoding putative fatty acyl-CoA reductase CG5065, with translation MSRCHHDHEVKVYNCTSNAYPFKFGPMIDAMVKCSIDTPLNDTLWYPSCSVVANRYIYNVLSVIPRVFSAFVIDKFLRLRGSKPIMMKLLRNSNKLFASFAFFTTHEWTFQRDNCSDLARKATMLHDSDMVKLDLRDMNWERYVEVYQMGIKKFILKEQFKSTSRQRLSRLYWIHQITKMSSIMILLLIIYCIVY, from the exons ATGTCACGCTGCCATCATGATCATGAAGTTAAAGTATACAACTGCACGAGTAACGCATACCcttttaa GTTTGGCCCGATGATAGATGCTATGGTAAAATGTAGTATAGATACCCCACTGAACGATACGCTATGGTATCCAAGTTGTTCAGTCGTAGCTAATAGATATATTTACAACGTTCTGAGTGTAATTCCGCGTGTTTTTTCTGCCTTCGTTATAGATAAATTTTTAAGACTCCGAGGTAGTAAACCAAT aaTGATGAAACTTCTCAGAAATAGCAATAAACTGTTCGCATCATTTGCATTTTTCACCACACACGAATGGACTTTCCAAAGGGATAACTGTTCCGACTTGGCGAGGAAGGCGACAATGTTACACGACAGCGATATGGTGAAACTAGATTTACGGGATATGAATTGGGAGAGGTATGTTGAAGTTTACCAGATgggaattaagaaatttattctgAAAGAACAGTTTAAGTCAACATCCCGACAACGATTATCAAG GTTGTACTGGATACATCAGATCACCAAAATGTCCAGTATAATGATCTTACTACTGATAATATACTGTATCGTGTAC